The Macaca nemestrina isolate mMacNem1 chromosome 9, mMacNem.hap1, whole genome shotgun sequence genome includes the window aaattatttcacaaaataaacaattttattaatttaatacatttaaataatgtttaaatatatttaaattatttaatttaaattgaaCATATTAGCTAAACTAAAGTCCTTATTGGAGTTTCACCACtttttccactaatgtcctttttctgttcccaAATGCCATCCAGGATCACGGGGCATTTAGTTATTTCTTAGTCTCTTGACATTTTGTAGGACTGCAGtgacagttcctcagtctttccttaCCTTTCCTAACCGTGACACTTTGAACCAGTACTGATCAGTATTTGTCAAATGTTCCTCGATTTGGGTTTTTCTGATGTATTTCCATGATTGGACTGAAGTTATGCACTTTTGGCCATTACAGTACAAAAATGATGTGGAATCCTTCCCCGTGCATTCCATCAGAGTTATGGCACTGATAGTTCTTCTTACTGATGATGTTGAACTTGTTCACTTGGTTCAGGTTTCTGCTTGAAcagggacctgggaggcagagcctgcagggagccgagatcacatgactgcactccagcctgggctacagagagagactccacctcaaaaaaaaaaaaaaaaaagatacactttCTGTTATGGTCATACTAGCTCACTAACTAAACAGAGCTACAGATCAGTTCTTATTCCAGCACATTCTTTTTACAACACTTAAGATGACTAAATGTAACATGAAACggggaagatttttaaaaagatgccttTGACTTCAGCATGAAACAGATACAAGTGTATGATGAAAATACAACCGCAATAAAAGCGCCACTTACCGTAAATGAGTATAACTTCTCATCAGATATGCTCAAAGATCCATCTGcatctctataaaataagagTGTGCATTACTTCAAAAACTGTTAATATATTAGTATCACATATGTTTAGTAAAATACTGCCTCCTGTGTGCTTTGCTGTTTACCGAAGCAGTTTTTATGAATTCTCCTGGATCCTGACTTGCAGAGGGTTTCCTGACTTCTTCTTTCTCAGAACTTCATGTCCTGTACTGTGAAGTCTTTTTTACAATAACCAGTCAGAAATGCCCGTAAGTACTGACTCTCCCTAACAGGCAATGGCAACAAACCAAATATATTTTCACTCTTCTAACCACACACTGAAACACAAGAATGTTTTACAAAGCAGTAGTGATGAACTTTAACAAATGTAAACGTGATTCAGATTTCCTAGCTTCCTTTCTCTTTAGTTCTCTGTAGTATACTCTCGtgacatatttatgtattttctgttgtttgaattAAAAACTCATCTGCCTTTTTAAGAGGCCAGTCTTTGATGAACTTTAAACTTTGTAAAACTAATGCATTGTGCCTACATGATAAACCAGTGGTTCCCCAAATGTGCTCTGTGGACCTCTCAGGATCCCCAAGACCCTTTCCAGAAGGCCTAAGAGGccaactgttcttttttttttttttttttttcgagaccgagtttcactcttgttgcccaggctggagtacaatggcacgatctcggttcacggcaatctttgcctcccaggttcaagtgattctcctacctcaacctcccaagtagctgggattacaggcgcccaccaccacgcccagctaatttttgtatttttagtagagatgtggtttcactatgttggccaggctggtattgaactcctgacctcaggtgatctgctcgccttggactcccaaagtgctgggattacaggcctgagccactgtgcctggccaacactgttCTGAATCATACTAATTAAACCTGAGAaagctgatttaaaaatttaaaaatttgtaaaagtAATACAAAGTCATTGCCTGCTTTTTCGTTGACATTTGCCATGACTGTATAAAAGTAAAAGTGGGTAAAACTGCTGGTTTCTCAGCATAAATCAAGGCAGTGGTACCAATTACATTAGTCACTCTATTCTTTACTATCCCCTATAGTTAAAAAAGGTAGCCTGAATTACTTAAGAATGTCTTTGATGAAGCAGTAGAAATTAATGTTATTAAATCTTGACATGTCTCTTTACGATTCTGGTAAGTGGAAAGTTAACAAGAAGCGCTTCTGCTGACTGCAGTACagtcattgttgtttttttttttaaaaaaagaattcgtGATTTAATTGTGAACTGAACAACCAATTTTTTCACagaacattgtttttatttaaaagtacaaCTGGGccggcgctgtggctcatgcctgtaaaatcctagcactttgggaggccaaagcaggcagatggcttgagctccttcagcagttcgagaccagcctaggcaacataacaaaaacctgtctctaccaacaacacaagaaaattagcctggcgtggtgccacacatctgtggtcccagctacacaggagcctgaggtgagaggattgcttgagctgagatcatgccaaagCACTCCAGccaagtgacagagtgagactcagtctaaaaaaagaagtaaaactatcattctcaaaaataaatgaagtgagaGTTTGTTCCTTCAAGGAAATTGAGTATTTGTTCCCAATGATGAAATTTAAGCTTTCCTGAGAACTTTGAAAAACTTGTTCCTTCTACTGTAGCCTTGACAGCTTTTCAATACTTAAAGGCGTTTTAAAGTAAGATTGGTGATTAAACTAACAGTGATTTTTGACATAATAAAACATAAACCAATATATTCCAAGTAACTAATGCATAATATTGTAAATGCAAGTATGGGGGAAAGATCCATTTACTGTGCAAGAAAGATCAATGAGTACTGAtggaataaatttattaatatggaAAATGCCACTGTAACTAATTTAAGAAACTAGCACTTGTGAAGTTTTGATTTAGTATTAAAGAATACCCACAACTGtctgaaaactttaaaatacacCTTTTACCAGCTACCTATTTGCATGAGGTTAGGTCATcttattgcttctttttttcttttcttgagatggagtctccctctgtcactcaggctggggtgcaatggcgagatctcggctcactgcaacgtctgcctcccaggttcaagtgattctccggtctcagcctcccaagtagtagctagactacaggcatgcaccaccatgtccagccatttttgtactttcagcagaggcgggtttcaccatgttagtcaggatggtcttgatctcctgaccttgtggtccacccaccttggcctcccaaagtgctgggattacaggcgtgagccaccgtgctcagcctctTATTACTTTTTTATAGCAAATTGTAAAGAAACATCTAGAGAATCCAGTTGTCTCCTATTAAGCTCAACATGAGAGactttaaataatacaaatacatgACACACTTTTTACTCAACTTTTGATTgtagaaaagttattttttcaaCGAAAAATTTCTGTTAATAATATTGTTCTCAAGGAATATTTTCTGTTGTTACAACCTGGGCCATGGGTTACTACTGACATCTAGTCGGTAGCGGCCATGAATGCTGCTAAACTctctgcaatgcacaggacagtcctcACAACAAAGCGTTATCTAGCTCATAATATCAACAGTGCTAAGGCTGTGAAAtctaaactaaaaatagattttgaaaaaaaatctcaatgttATATTTCTACCACAGTAAATATCAGTATAATCAATATAAACACACATTCTTTGAGATTCTCAATCATTTAAGAATTAAGAGTCTTaaggaacaaagaaaacacaaataatttgcTTCAATATTTTAGCAGGCACAATACAGCTTATGATGTCTAGAGCTGTGACCTAACACTGAGCTTGGTATCTTGCAAAGCAATTAGCTAGAATAACAAGACAGATTTCTAAAAAGCTCACCTTTGCGTGATATCATGATGTATCTCCAAGGTCACTCtgtggaaagaaaaacaattcataaCAATAGATGTTATCATTTGTTAGACCtgaagacactttttaaaagcagGGCAGAGGAAACTCTCCTAGCGGCCCTGAAATTCAAATCTTCTAGTTCAGAACAGCACCATAAGGGCTTTGTTTCATTTCTTGgtttttcacaaaaatatgaGAACTAAAATGTGAGGCAATATGCTGTTAAGAAGACGTGTTTCTGTTGatgattataatatataaataataacagaTTTCACTGTTATATGCTCTTCTACCCACAAAACCTTTCGTCCCATCcgatttattttatgtgtttattttttgacccagaatctcgctctgttgctcagactggagtgcagtggtgggatcttggctcaccacaacctccacctcccaggttcaagcgattctcatgcctcagcctcccaagtagctgggggtcactgcaacctctgtctcccaggttcaagcgattcaccagTCTCAGCCTCAGCACAGTtttgtgccactatgcccaggtaattttgtgtgtgtgtgttgtttttggGATAGagattcactcttgttgcccaggcttgagtgcaatggtgcgatcttggctcaccacaacctctgcctcctgggttcaagccattctcctgcctcaacatcctgagtagctgggattacaggcatgcaccaccacgcccagctaattttgtagagTGAGGCTGAAAACAACTGAGGGAAGGCAAATCTCAATTTTAGTAATAGGTCTATACAATATTAGCACTTTTTGAAAAGCCTGAAACATTAGCATGTAAGATGGATATGTCTACAGTGCTTCAAGTAGTTTTCatctctgaaataattttaaaatcacagaatTTAAAGTTACATGCTGGAAAGGACCAATGACCTTACATGACATTTAATACAacactcattttacagatcagggaaacaaaccttaaaaactgacttgcccaaggtcccaccAAATAGGAGCAGTTTCTCGTCCTAAACTCAAATGAAGCCGTGGCTCTCAAACTTTGCTGCATGTTAAAATCACCTGAGAAGCTTTAATAACTGCCTCATCTTCAACATGAGACATTTCAATGTAATTAGTGTTGGGTATGACTCTGGGCATCAAGGTTGTTGGTAAAAGTTTCCCAGGTGATTTCAATGTGCAGCAAAGTTTGGAATGATAGAGCTGGGGTGAAAATCAGAATCTTCTGGGATGCCTTTCTTCACATAAAGATGCCTCACATCCATCCCATTTTCCTAAAAGGCTTCTCAGTGCCTAGAGATAGAGGGAAGGTGAAGATGGGAAGATACATGTGTTTGCAGAcctgtattttgaaaaaaaaccTTGCATAAGTGATCTCAGTGAGTTCCACCTATCCCACTGACAACACTGCACTACTGACTCGtgataaacatttttcaaaacctTTTCTTGAAGCCAATTTGCCCTATTAATTTGCTCAATAAACCTTTATTTCACCAATAGTTAATATGCCAAATGATTATTTCTCAAACTTGCTGATGGCAAATTAAAACTTACTTTACTTTCAAAAGTAGACTTCTAAAAAGTAGGATGAGGAAAAAAACACGAAATATGTTTGAGCAAGATTAATCTTCAAAGCTATTTTTGAATTGTATGCTAACACATCAAAATCTTTTGAACTCAAAGAAGCCAGGGACTCTAGGTAAAGCAGTTTTGGTGTATGTGTGCTCGAAGATTTAAGAGACTTGGCTGACTACAGACATTTAGTGATTACTCAACAGGTCCCAAAGCTCAGGacttgagacagagtttgagtCCAGTTTTTGCTGAAACACAATTTCATCACAACTATTGttaaaagggagggaggaaagtgaCATTATTATGAGTATAAACTTGCCACTTTTATTGAAGTAAAATTGAATTAGCTAAAAAGGCTAGTGCATTTGAAACGAAATTGTTTATAAGCTAGTTATGTTTACAGAATGAATagtaaaattaaagataaaaatattaatattctaaATTACGACTTTCCAAACTGTGTTCTCAAAATCAACACTCATGACCCAGGAGATGATAATAATGTACACTGGACAGCCCCTGTGGAGCTGGTGCTGGTGTTGGTTgttgttccttttaaaataaacttcatcTCAGGGTGCTCTCAAAGCGCATCTTTGTAGCCCATGAGGTGCTCATGCACAATGGGAGAAATTCAAATGCAGATACACTGTGGTGTCAGAAGAGGAAAAGCTGTTCCTTCTTCTGAGTCGAATGTTGAAAGTAGTACACACTGATTTAGGCCTATAATGCACTGAACAACTAAGTTTTCACAAAGAAACATTCAATAAAGGGAATGTATCCTTCTCACTGAGTTCAACGTGTCTCAAGGCataaaggcattaaaaaaaaatatgctttttctgggattgtttctttgctgatttttccTTCCACCAAGACATCtaagattaaaagagaaattgaTACTTAATATTTAGAATCTGGATATCAATATATAGTTGACTCCAATTTCTTAAACTGATTGctgaagaggaaaaacaaatgactgaaataattttagaataaaggAATCCATCCCTTGGCAGTATAGTTGTACTCACGATATTATTGTCATTGTAAGATAAGGCTGGCTGGCTGTGCTGTCATCAAGGAGTATTGTCGAACATGAGCTGTATTGTTGACTGAAACGCACAGTAGATACCTGAAGGGGAAGGGAAGTGTAAGCTAAACTTATCAAAGTGTATTTTTTCTTGGTTAAAATGTGAAATGACAAAGCACTAAGATATTTCTTACACTCCATGAACTGCCTGAGTGCGGTATCATGTGCACTCTACAGAAAATCCATTGGAGGCTCTTAACTTCCAGAGACGATGTTTAAGATATGGGTTATAAAATGCTGCCCTTAATATGGTACCTGTCATCAAACCTAACAAAGATTTTATGAATTCCCTTTAAAAATCatgagaaaagtttaaaataagatTTCACTGGTTTTTTTCTACAGCAATATAAAGCAGCcaagaatttctatttctatgatttatttattacaataaaaTGTAATGCATTAAATAATACTGGTACAAGAGCATTTTATTGCAGTGAATACAAGACTAATGCATTTACTAAATTACTCATCCTAAATGTATTATTTCAGGTGATATTGTGACAAAACAAGTGTTTCAGATTCAGAGGCTCTGTGTGCCAGGGCTGCTAGGCCACCAACAAGTGAGGAAGTCACAGGTTTCTCTAGTCCTATTTTCTTATGTTGAGGATAAAAAAAGTATCACTTAAATATTCTCTCACACCCTGAAAACAGATGACAACTTAAAAAATCTAACTTTCACTTCATGTTTAAATAAGACTGCCATGACATGACTCAAATGAGACTCAGAGAATACTTTCCATTCATTTCAAAACTTGATCCATTTCATTCGATAAATCATCTGACCTGCACCTAGCCATTTTCCTGCTCTACCCCTGCTCTCTGCCTAGAatactgcttttctctttccttgcttcAGCAAGCTCGACTCCATCTAccttcttggatctctttgttggcagccacgccaaaaaaatttttttgtacacTAATTAGTAGCATTCACCACTGCTTACAAGATATGAATTCTTGCAGAGTATTCCCCTCATGAGAAAGTATGCCTCTCCATAAGAGTAACGGAGGGCCCTTACTCTTCCTACCTCCAGCTGCTGAGCATAGAATTTTGAGTAAATCCAAAACTTTGACAAGTGTTTGACAATTCAGTTATAATTTGGAAGATAAGTCTTACTACATTTAATTATAGCAAAAACATTACTAACGGTTTACTGTTTATAGGTATTATTTAAGGTAGTCACAAAATATAAACAATCTAACATCAGTCAGCATAAATCAGAGCTTGAAATGTTATGATCTTTAACAAGAAAT containing:
- the LOC105486686 gene encoding arf-GAP with GTPase, ANK repeat and PH domain-containing protein 5-like isoform X2; the encoded protein is MAAAVQPATVTVEVGEDLHMHHIHDQEMPEALEFKPANSEASTIFHGNSQTDALEFNPPANPEATTIFHRNSQTDVVEIRRSNYTNHVSTVRFSQQYSSCSTILLDDSTASQPYLTMTIISVTLEIHHDITQRDADGSLSISDEKLYSFTVESLSVAQAGVQSCDLGSLQALPPRSLFKQKPEPSEQVQHHQ